One region of Kwoniella pini CBS 10737 chromosome 6, complete sequence genomic DNA includes:
- a CDS encoding mitochondrial 37S ribosomal protein uS2m: MKGSSGSALKALKANTVIRPTTRNLVTSSWTQNEAESSFKPGRGEAYPGESAEQAWKRNLNEAREWRRNRDSQRSKLPLFIPQSGNPPPRPRPTPSPTEATLSTLLAAGAALGHSNSLTSTAYTPYIYGKRAGLSIIDLDQTLPILRRTAALVRDVVKADGIVLIVGTREGHQKMINRAKERLEDNGFAVNDWMPGVLTNSETFFGIEPMLNKSYKPDLVIFLNPSENTAAIRECTARHIPTIGIVDTDTDPRIVTYPIPANVESMRTAELVIGTLSIAGQEGRRLRLKEADRRALEQRNRGRRDRR, from the exons ATGAAAGGTTCAAGCGGTTCTGCTTTAAAAGCATTAAAGGCGAATACTGTGATTCGACCAA CTACCCGAAATCTGGTCACGTCAAGTTGGACACAGAACGAAGCGGAAAGCTCCTTCAAACCTGGTAGAGGAGAAGCATATCCTGGAGAATCAGCTGAACAAGCATGGAAgagaaatttgaatgaagcTAGAGAATGGCGACGAAATAGAGATTCTCAGC GCTCGAAACTACCCCTGTTCATCCCACAATCCGGTAATCCTCCACCTCGTCCTCGTCCTACCCCTTCTCCTACCGAAGCAACCCTCTCTACTCTTTTGGCGGCAGGTGCAGCTCTAGGTCATTCCAATAGTCTAACATCTACAGCATATACACCTTACATTTACGGTAAACGAGcaggattatcaattatcgATTTGGATCAAACATTACCTATCTTACGTCGTACAGCAGCTTTAGTTAGGGATGTCGTAAAAGCAGATGGAATAGTATTGATAGTTGGAACAAGAGAAGGAcatcaaaagatgataaatcgTGCCAAGGAAAGATTGGAAGATAACGGTTTTGCTGTTAATGATTGGATGCCAGGTGTATTGACTAATTCCGAAACTTT CTTCGGCATAGAACCTATGCTCAACAAATCATATAAACCTGATCTTGTCATATTCCTCAACCCATCTGAAAACACAGCTGCCATCAGAGAATGTACGGCTCGTCATATACCTACAATAGGTATTGTAGATACAGATACAGATCCGAGGATAGTCACATACCCTATACCAGCAAATGTAGAG AGCATGAGGACGGCCGAGCTTGTGATTGGGACTTTGAGCATAGCAGGacaagaaggaagaaggcTACGTCTGAAGGAAGCTGATAGACGAGCTTTGGAACAACGAAATCGAGGAAGACGAGatagaagataa